From a single Aquincola tertiaricarbonis genomic region:
- a CDS encoding AAA family ATPase, whose amino-acid sequence MERDDALLNDWRQRALALEAEVAKAVIGQQRVIRAVNTAVFARGHVLLQGDVGVGKTTLLRAFARVLGGAFARTEGTIDLMPNDLVYYTYIGADGRPAVEAGPLIEHGPELAIFFFNEINRARPQVHSLLLRVMAERSVSAFNREVRFPHLLVFADRNRVEREETFEISSAARDRFMMEITIDAPATDDDRRALMLDPRFHDTDRLVATLQPAMVPYAELNAVAEAIQHQVRAAPALQDYALGLWRATAVPAEYGVKLPDLDTARLMLAGASPRGMSMLMRATRVAAWLAGRDYATPEDVQAVFFDTLAHRLCLQPVYEMRRPEITGPLMAGILAAVAAP is encoded by the coding sequence ATGGAGCGAGACGACGCGTTGCTGAACGATTGGCGCCAGCGTGCGCTGGCGCTGGAAGCCGAGGTGGCCAAGGCCGTCATCGGCCAGCAGCGCGTGATCCGCGCGGTCAACACGGCGGTGTTCGCCCGAGGCCATGTGCTGCTGCAGGGCGACGTGGGCGTGGGCAAGACCACGCTGCTGCGGGCCTTTGCGCGGGTGCTGGGCGGCGCCTTCGCGCGCACCGAAGGCACCATCGACCTGATGCCCAACGACCTCGTGTACTACACCTACATCGGCGCCGACGGGCGGCCGGCGGTGGAGGCGGGGCCCTTGATCGAGCATGGCCCCGAACTGGCCATCTTCTTCTTCAACGAGATCAACCGCGCCCGGCCGCAGGTGCACTCGCTGCTGCTGCGGGTGATGGCCGAGCGCAGCGTCTCGGCCTTCAACCGCGAGGTGCGCTTTCCGCACCTGCTGGTGTTTGCCGACCGCAACCGGGTGGAGCGGGAGGAGACCTTCGAGATCTCGTCCGCCGCGCGCGACCGCTTCATGATGGAGATCACCATCGACGCGCCGGCCACCGACGACGACCGCCGGGCGCTGATGCTCGACCCGCGCTTCCACGACACCGACCGGCTGGTGGCCACGCTGCAGCCGGCCATGGTGCCGTATGCCGAACTCAATGCGGTGGCCGAAGCCATCCAGCACCAGGTGCGGGCCGCGCCCGCGCTGCAGGACTATGCGCTGGGCCTGTGGCGGGCCACTGCGGTGCCGGCCGAGTACGGCGTCAAGCTGCCCGACCTGGATACCGCGCGGCTGATGCTGGCCGGCGCCAGCCCCCGCGGCATGAGCATGCTGATGCGGGCCACCCGCGTGGCCGCCTGGCTGGCCGGCCGCGACTACGCCACGCCCGAGGACGTGCAGGCCGTGTTCTTCGACACGCTGGCGCACCGGCTGTGCTTGCAGCCGGTGTACGAGATGCGCCGGCCCGAGATCACCGGCCCGCTGATGGCCGGCATCCTGGCCGCGGTGGCCGCGCCCTGA